Proteins from one Bos indicus x Bos taurus breed Angus x Brahman F1 hybrid chromosome 19, Bos_hybrid_MaternalHap_v2.0, whole genome shotgun sequence genomic window:
- the NAGS gene encoding N-acetylglutamate synthase, mitochondrial, giving the protein MATVRMAWALWAAPAGRRLRGPRGTGSARRLSCGARRQATRGTSPGRRLSTAWGPAQLAQEEAEGGKDDVHPSAAEEPLWTPPPAPPVPPDSPGPPAGRSLVQRDIQTFLNQCGASPGEARHWLTQFQACHHSADRPFAVIEVDEEVVKCPKAVSSLAFALAFLQRMDMKPLVVLGLPAPTAPSGCLSFWEAKAQLAQRCKVLVDALRHNAAAAVPFFGGGSVLSAAEPAPHASYGGIVSVETDLLQWCLESGSIPILCPIGETAARRSVLLDSLEVTASLAKALRPTKIIFLNTTGGLHDGSHKVLSNVNLPADLDLVTNADWVSTKERQRIRLIVDVLSRLPHHSSAVITAASMLLTELFSNRGSGTLFKTCERTLRVRCLDSLDQGRLVNLVNASFGKKLRDDYLASLRPRLHSVYFSEGYNAAAILTTEPVLGGTPYLDKFVVSSSRQGQGSGQMLWECLRRDLKTLFWRSRVTNPINPWYFKHSDGSFSNKQWIFFWFGLADIRDSYELVNHAKGLPDSFCKPASDPGS; this is encoded by the exons ATGGCGACGGTGCGGATGGCCTGGGCCCTGTGGGCAGCGCCTGCGGGCAGGAGGCTCCGGGGCCCCCGAGGCACGGGGAGCGCCCGAAGGCTGAGCTGCGGCGCGCGGCGGCAGGCGACCAGGGGTACCAGCCCGGGACGCCGGCTCAGCACTGCTTGGGGGCCGGCTCAGCTAGCCCAAGAGGAGGCCGAGGGAGGCAAGGACGACGTCCATCCGTCTGCAGCGGAGGAGCCGTTATGGACGCCGCCCCCAGCGCCCCCGGTTCCCCCCGATTCCCCGGGGCCCCCCGCCGGCCGCTCGCTGGTGCAGCGAGACATCCAGACCTTCCTGAACCAGTGCGGGGCCAGTCCCGGGGAGGCGCGCCACTGGCTCACGCAGTTCCAGGCCTGCCATCACTCCGCCGACAGGCCCTTCGCCGTCATCGAG GTGGATGAGGAGGTGGTGAAGTGCCCGAAGGCCGTATCCAGCCTGGCCTTCGCCCTGGCCTTCCTGCAGCGCATGGACATGAAGCCGTTGGTGGTCTTGGGGCTGCCTGCTCCCACGGCGCCCTCGGGCTGTCTTTCCTTCTGGGAAGCCAAGGCACAGCTCGCCCAGAGATGCAAGGTGCTGGTGGACGCCCTGCGGCACAATGCGGCAGCTGCCGTGCCTTTTTTTGGCGGCGGGTCTGTGCTGAGCGCTGCTGAGCCAGCCCCTCACGCCAG CTATGGTGGCATCGTCTCCGTGGAGACCGATCTGCTCCAGTGGTGCCTGGAGTCCGGAAGCATCCCCATCCTGTGTCCCATTGGGGAGACCGCCGCGCGCCGCTCGGTGCTCCTGGACTCGCTGGAGGTGACCGCGTCTCTGGCTAAGGCGCTGCGGCCCACCAAAATCatcttcctcaacaccacaggCGGCCTGCACGACGGCAGTCACAAG GTCCTGAGTAACGTCAATCTGCCCGCTGACCTGGACCTGGTGACCAATGCCGACTGGGTGAGCACTAAAGAACGCCAGCGGATTCGGCTCATCGTGGACGTACTCAGTCGCCTGCCCCATCACTCCTCCGCCGTCATCACCGCTGCCAGCATGTTGCTCACGGAGCTCTTCAGCAACAGGG GTTCGGGGACGCTGTTCAAGACCTGCGAGCGGACGCTGCGAGTGCGCTGCCTGGACAGCCTGGACCAGGGCCGCCTCGTGAACCTGGTCAACGCCAGCTTCGGCAAAAAGCTCCGGGACGACTACTTGGCCTCGTTGCGCCCGAGGCTGCACTCTGTCTACTTCTCTGAGGG GTACAACGCGGCCGCCATTCTGACCACGGAGCCGGTACTGGGGGGGACCCCGTATCTAGACAAGTTTGTGGTGAGCTCCAGCCGCCAGGGCCAAGGCTCCGGCCAGATGCTGTGGGAGTGCCTGCGGCGGGACCTGAAGACACTTTTCTGGCGCTCCCGGGTCACCAACCCCATCAATCCCTG gtaCTTCAAACACAGTGATGGCAGCTTCTCCAACAAGCAGTGGATCTTCTTCTGGTTTGGTCTGGCCGATATCCGGGACTCTTATGAGCTGGTCAACCATGCCAAGGGGCTACCGGACTCCTTTTGCAAGCCAGCTTCTGACCCAGGCAGCTGA